The Solanum pennellii chromosome 7, SPENNV200 DNA segment TCTCTTTCGATATATATTCTCCATCACGAAGATTATTGTTGTTTctaatttcttttgcatttttaaTAAACTCATTGTGGTGTTGTAATCTTTTAGCTATTATTATGAGCTTTTGAAATAGATGTATATATGAAGTTCagtgtttaaattaaatatctgtcagttttatattttaaatgtaattgcttttaatcttgtataattttgatattactgtcttttaattttagaaccttaaataatataaatatttcactcTATCTTTTCTCATTAATAAGTGTGCATGTATTTTTAATATCCATTTATGGCTATAAAAAGGTTATCATTGATAATTAGATCATAAAAAAAGAGTTATACAAAGTTAAAGgagactatattatattaatcaatttcacatactttttGCTTGATGCCAAATGCGCAatcccttttttatttatttttgttgatacatgaaatataattgataaaattaatattgttaatttaaacattttctatttaatagcacaattttatattatataacaatagtaaaatataaacgtgcaacgcacgttatCAGAAAGAAActagtatataaatatatatgtttggCCGGACGGagtataaattatgaatatgttatataGGCTACGTATTGCTTCGCAAGAAGTTAGTAGTATTACACATACCCTATTAGGCAGCAAGATAGACTGTCCACGTTTTCACAAGTAGAAACACTTGTCTCCCTCTCTTGTAGAAACAGCCATTGCTTATAAAACTCAGCATGGAACTGATTAAACCAAGTCCATTCTATGATACCTAAAACGATAGAGAATAGTTAAACATATAAGGGTTATCTTTTGCTAAAGTTATGGCAAAGAGCAAAGATGATATAACTTATGGGACAGCTCAAGCAAGACTATCTGAAGATGATGCTCTTAGACTACGGTACAAAGCAGGAACTCCTCTTGAAGGAGGAAAAATTGCTGACTCTCAACCAGTTGATCTATCCTCAAGTGCTCGTAATATTGAGAATCAACAAGGCAAGATTGCTGATTCTCAACCTGTTGAACTCTCCTCAAGTGCACAAAAAATTGCAGCAGCGAAACAAAAACGATCCCAACAAGAAGAAAAGCCTACAGATTCTTCTGATCTGGAGGGAAAGAATACTCATGTTTATGATGATGAGAATATGGATAACAATTTGCCTCCAGCAGCTGCAACACTCATGTTTGATAGCAACAAGGCTGATAATTGGACAACAAATCCTCCTTGAGTTGCAACTAGACCTCATCATCAGCTTTTTGTGAAGCATCTTTGGTTCCTTTTGTACTGTTGATAATAGTAATAAACAGTTTCAACCTAATTAAATATTGTCTAGCTAATTTTGTAACACATCAAAGAAAATTCATTCTATAACAGGAGCAACAAATTAATGGCAGCATGTTTAATTAGCAACTCTATTGCGCTTATAAATGTTACAATTAAACACAACACATGACCAAATATTGTCAAAAAAGAATTCGAACATCTATTCAGTATTGAGTATGCCTACTTAGTCCTGCAGGCTCAATAAGTTACAAGCTACAACAAATTCAATATCCAGACGAGACATCTAATCGTGCTACCAAAATTTTAAACCCACTCGATCTGGGCATCTTTTTCTTGAACTCGAAAGCTTTAACTGAACGGGCTGGCTCGTTCTTAGACCAGATTATAAGTCGACCCCACTGTTCACACTTTCGAGCTAGTATTACTATGTGCATGTGCATGTGCATGTCAGGCAGCTCTCTCTCGGCTACAATGGGATCAAGCCTAACAACAATGTTGTCGTTTCATCGCAAGTCTGCCTTGCAACAAAGCTCAACCGGACACTACTGCCAATCACTCAACTGCACTACTCCTCTTCTGTAGTAATGATTCCAGGAATGTGGAACACAATTTAGCAAGAGGAGGAAGATTGTGAGATGGTCCACTGAATAGCGTCTCCCAATATCTTTCTGATGGTACTGATGTGATCGATGCAGCTTGTTTTCTCTCTAAGCTAAAGTCTGGTAAGTCCCCGTACAGAGATGCATATCCGAACTTCCCTGCAAATAGATAGCATATAGTTTCATCAGTCATGAcagttatctttttttttaaaaagaaatactgTTTTCTGAAGATTATTATAAAGTATAGATAGCATATAGTTTCATCAGTCATGACagttatctttttttaaaaaagaaatactgTTTTCTGAAGATTATTATAAAGTATCAGGATATTCCACCTGCAGAGAATTGCCTTACAGCTCAGTCGGGTAGGTGTTCAATTCCCTAATGCAGCCCTTCCCCTTAACCCTCTTATCCAAACCCCCCACCTCCTTGTTTAAGCTATAAATAATGCATCATCTTATTTTACCAGCGAGTATATGTTCTAGAGATAGAGCTTGTTTCCTCTTAAATATCATCAATCCACAGATTTTGGTACAGATTTTCAAGAATATGTGCTTGATCTGACAATCATGCCATGAAGAACCAAGGACCTTGTGGGCAGAGGAGAACAAATACATCAAATCCAATTCCTTTCTCTCGTAAGGTTATCACAGGAcatgtcatattttatttgttaagatGGTGATTGAATATGAgtttaaatgatgaaatgaggATTAATATATAGCTGATCCAACTTAGTAATGAGTTGTAGTTGTGGACTTCTTATCACAACGCATCGTTCAGCAACCATACATCTTTGTGCCTCTGGGCCCGTCATTTTAAGGCTTGTAGCACCCattataaagtttttaaaaacaaGGTTTATTTCAAGTACTTTGGTATATTGATCCAATCCAAAGTATTTTGAAGCAAcctatcacataaaataaaccaaaaaaggCCCATGTACATCCCCAAATTAATAGGCACCAGACACTGAAATACATAAAAGCTTAGTGTCGGATGAACTTAGGCAGAGAAGACGGGACACACCTGTTTCCTCAAGATCAGCAAGATTTCCTCGGCTTATCTTATGTATATGGGTGTGGCCGTCGAGTGGATCAAAAAGCATATATTCATGATCAACGCTGAGGTAAGCTAATAGCAACTGCACTGATCTGCCATCAGTAACACCATCCTCTGACTTAGGACTTCCGCGAATGAAAGCAAGTGAAGCACCTTTTGCCTGTAAAGAAAAAGGATGAGATGCAAAAAAAGGTAAAGATGTCCAGTTCCCGTCCCATCTATAAATAGAGTTTCCACCTTAGAAGATGTGATACCTCTCCcaatatatgaataaattagAAAGGCACAAGAAACTGTCAGAAGGGTTAAGGTGACAGGAAATTAGAAGGGCGTCAGAAAACATCTGTACTCAGGGTGCAGGAAAAACAAGTGAATGAAGACAGACAAAACCTAGGTCAAGGTGAATGTAATTATTTTCACAAACAGACTCCATGAGATCAAGATCTTACCACCTCTAAACGAGTGCAAGGTGATTCGATTCCCCATTGTAACTGACATCAAGCTCCCAACTAAAACATTCGAAAGAAACAAGAACTCAAAATTTGAGACAGGAGCCAATACCTTTCTTACAAACCAGATCCCTACGGGAACATGATCTGTAGCCCTGAATAACAAGATCACTCCATCGCCATCCAGAGTTGTGGCTTCATTAGACATCACAGGACCAACTGGCTTTGGGAGAAGGGCCAGGACGGCAAACAAGGAGTCATCCATCGCACAAGTTACAGCTGCAGTGATTAATAAGATACTAGTTAGGATGAAACATTAACAAAGATTTTCCAGTTATGTATGACACATCTGCCTACAAGTTCACCATGAATCTGCTAGACTTATTCAGACCTTTTAGTTagattatacatatacatgcaAATTAAAGGAAAACTTATTTTAGAATCCGAGTCTCCTCAAGTCATTTCCTGCTTTCCTATTCCAAAGCAGCAATTCTTTTTTAGATTATACATATACGTGCAAATTAAGGAAAACTTATTTTAGAATCTGAGTCTCCTCAACACATTTCCTGCTTTCCTATTCCAAAGCagcaattctttttttaataggAAACCCAATGCAGCAAAATTGGACTGTTAGCACTAGCAAGATAGCTTAAGATTTCCCCAAAAGACCTGTCCTGAGTTTGGCTTGAAAAGAGAATTAGCTTACTAGTTGTACTCCAAGCCATGCAACTCTGATAACAAGGGCAGCAAGATTCATGGTATAAGAAGACTATCACAATGCATAATCTACCATTGGCCAgactacataaatcaatatatCCACCAGCCCTTTGCTTCAGTTAACTTTTTAGCAAGATTGCATACTTCCATTTGCATATGACACCtaacaattcaaattcaagagcCAAGCTCGTAATTTCGGAAGCAAAAATTATGAGAACTTCAAAAATGGAGAAATATGGTTGGCAATTCACTTCCGATGCCAGTGTTTTgaagaaaatcacaaaaaacAAAAGCATCCATGGGGCTTTAAGCAAAAGTGAAGCACAAACTTCATGACATTAAAAACACCGAACATAGAGAATTTAGCACTATAATGATCAAATTGCacttaaataacaaaattcagTATCTGACATACAATTGCGTTGATATTAATCCATTTTTTCTAAGTAACTAGAAGAAGAACGTTAGAAATAAATGATAAGATTAGAGAATTATCATAAGCTGCCAAAAGCAAGTGGTTTACATTTGTTTAAAGTTTATTGGGACGAAGTATGATAAACAAGAGATATATACAAACCTTCTATCTTAAGTTTGTAAGACCATGATACAGACAGCTTTGACATACTCCACACTGATACTTGAGCCTTAGAACCTTGCGATGTGGTTACCACATACTCTGACTTCCCAATAAATGCTAAGGAAGAGATTGGCTGCACATAGAAAACAGttcaaatgagaaaaatattgtaTAGATACGGAAAGAATGATGAAGGTGTATAAATTGCCACAAGGAAAGCATCAAAACTGTAAATTAAGATTTTCAAGATTTGTTTTCGGTTGTTTCATGCGCTCATATTTCCGTTTTTTGTTTAACAAAAAGGATAACCCTTAGAGCTAACTTCTTTGCCATCCAATGAAGTTACCAGAAAGCAACTCAGAAGTGAGTCATAAAGAACACTTCAAGTAAAAAGGTTTCAAATACTAGGTACAAAACTTTCTTTCCCCAAGGCAAGCAATTTAAATTTGAACTAGGAAGGgtgaaattgttattttttgatAGGTCAATAGTGTAAAATTAATACTGGCATGCCAAGAACTTACCTCAAGACTCTCCCCAACTGTAGCTATAAGAATATTCCTCTCCGGATCCCACAATGTAATAACTTTTTCTGCAGCTACAGCCAGAACAGAACCATCTCCAGAAAAGGCAGCAGCTGTCATTGGCTTTTTCCTATTAAAGGAGAAAGCATATCAAACAAGGAAACAGAGGTCCTATCAATTTACTATGTTGTAGTCATCAACAATGGCAGAGTTCGAATGAGCAGACATATATCATAGAACACCAAATGCAAATGACATCTAATTGCTAGTGTTTTTGTGCAAATAAACAAAGTGAACAACAAAGGAAGTGGCATTTTCATCTAGAATTTCTTCTCTCAAACAGTTAGGATTTTTTTACATGGTTGGGCAATTTTTCTATCTGACCATGTAGTCGTCCTTTAAAATTTAAGCCTAACATACTTATAGGAACCAACAGAATGGCATGTCCATCCAGCATTTTGCATCTGATCTTTTTGTTGCATCTCCTGACTGCCGATCCAAACCTACCAAAAAACACAGTGACGTTAGTGAACACAACAACATcatacccagtgtaatcacACGAGGTGTGTCTGGGGAGGGTAGGATGTAAGCACACCCTACTGCCTTTAGGCGTAGAGAAGTTTTTTcgaaaaaaatgttttcaaggAGTGCAAAAATAATATGACGAAATAATAGCAAGATATAAAGCAAATGATGCAACGGGTAGTAATGCACATAGAAGAATAACAGATTACGCAACTACTAAATAGCCCCTAACTCTCCCACACGAAGTGCGACAACACTAGTCTACTTACTAGCCTTCTACCCTAATAATCAACCTCCAAAACTTCCTATCTAGGGTCCTGCCACTCAGTAACCGAAAGTTGTGGATTGTTGTGTCTAAATTTTAATCACCTCCCAATTCGTTTTGGGCCTGACATAATTCATGTTACAACCATCCTCTCACACCTCCCTAGTGACACATCCGCAAACTTCCTCTTCACATGTTCGAACCATCTCAGTCTCGCTTCCCTAATCTTGTTCGCCACGGAAACCACCCCTATGTTgccctgttttttttttatttttatgaagtaataaATTTCATTAGCAAGGGGCAAAAGCTCGCCAGTATACAAGAAGTGCACCAAAAGTAGCAATCCTTGCCCTGTATAACTTCGTTCCTAATCATACCTCTCCTAGTATGCCAAAACATTCATCTTGAACTTCCCCATCTCTGCTACCTTCGTCTTCTTAAGGTGGGTGTTCTTGACTGGTCAGCATTCTATCCCATACAACAATGTTGGTCTAACCACCCTCTGTCCCATACTAATGTTGGTCTAACCACCACTCTGTAAAACCTACCGTTGAGCCTGGTTGACACATTCTTGTCGCACAGTACCCCAAAAGCGAGCCTCCATTTCACCCACCCTACTCTTAATACAATTCGTGAACACATAACTTCACAATTAATCTAAATTTATCCACTTACCTTGAAATCAGCACCCTGTGAGGTGGTAACAGCCATGTGACGCAAAGGATGGAAAGCAATGGACGAAATACCAGAGTCTCTGCAAACCAACCCATGCTTGAAAGTCAATTTATGAAAGTAAGCTAGAGTATTATTTACAAGAGGGAATAACTGTCCAATTTATTAGAGCACAAGCTAAAAGATATATGAGACTAAAGGAGCTCCGAGAATTAGATAAGAAAGAACCTGTGGGGCTCATAGACCACTGTGGATAAGCTGAAGTCTTTGTTTGAAGAGCTGCATGACCAGAACTTCAAACTTACAAGACCTCCTATTCCTTCTTCAGCAAACCTGGTTTCTACCGTAATCATGATGGAACCCTCTGGAGAAAGGGCGACCAAATCCACTACCACCTGCAACAGACCCAAAAAGAGCTCTTCAACCCTCAACATTTAACAGCTTGTTCATATTAttacaataatatcaacaaaagTACTGTTAGCCGTAGAAGGGTTTCTAACCATCTGGGCAATTTTTCCCAGTAGTCTATGGTATAATTTATAGCATGAAGACTATGGAACTCAAGATGGGAGTATATTAGGTTTATTGATGTGAAGCATAGGATGAagttcaaaaatgaaaattgatgtCAATATCAGCTAAAGTTTTTTCATTCTTCTCCGTCCATTGGAAAATTTATTGGGGAGAACCATTTGATACAACcaatatacaaagaaaagatccaCATTCTGGTGTAAGCTATTGAACTTCTAGACTTCCTCCATCTCAAAGTTCATAGAAGGTACTTTCTGCCCCAAATTTGAGCTCAAAAAATCTGGGAAACTGAGGTGAGGAATGATCTCTTAGTGGAAGGGAAAGATGCCACTATTGCTTAAAGAGAGCATTTTTCAAACATCTCATAGGACCATACATGTGCCGCATTATTGTTTGCACACTCATGAGTTCCATCTAAATTCATTGAAGTCATATTATGTTCCATCTCCTAATTCTATTAATGGCATGAAACTTGGTGAAGAAGCAAATAGTACAAGGTAGAAGAAGAGCTGATCAATTTCTCAGGTTAGTTAATTCTAGGATATAGGATATGTGTACAAAATTACAGAGTGGACTAGTCAAATACACAGGCAAACTTCCATTGaagcgcacacacacacacatccataaaaacaattatatatgCTGATTAAAGTactggaatatatatatatatatatagccgTGCAGGACTTAGCAAATAGAATAAGATCAACAGGAAAAAATTCTATACCGTGACTTCATCAGCAGGTTGGTGGCTTCTTTCACAAACTTGAACCTACAAATGGACAGATTGGGGCCAAATCAACTACCAACTCTAGTAAAAAGAATACATACTTTCAACACTAATACAAGAGAAAAACTGTTTGCAAGCGTACAAAAGTACAATGTTCAAAAGGTTGCACTTCTCTAATCCCCCTCCTCCACTAATCATTGGATATATCTAGAGCTTGACTGTAAAATAAGAATGCATTGACACTAATCATAAAGGTGGGAACATCAGATATCCAAGGAAACCTACAGAACCCCTCATTGTGAACCAAAGCAAAAGGTAAATACCCCAATGGCGCAGGCAGACGATCTAACCAACATACAAAATAATAGAAACAACATGAAGATGTGCAACTGAAAAAGGGgtaaaacaaaattaagttgtaagttttttttttttttgaaaccgGTAACTTAAAATTCAGTTGTAcgttttatttccttttttcaatttatcattatttttgtgAGGATGGGGTTATCTGGGAAAATTTAGAGCTAcagaaaagaaaatatcaactgaTGCTACTTATTCCTATCCACTTACCTCAGAAACCTCACGGTCATCAAACAAGCTATAGAACTGGATACAGTAATTTTCTGAACATATGGCAACTAGCCCCGTGGCAGAGTCAAAAACAATTCCTTCAGATGAGCCATCAGACATATCCAAGACCGTGCTGCGAAGCTGAAAATTAAAGCTGTAAGGTCTCCCAAAGCAAAAAAATTCAATGTATCATGTCAAAAAATCAGGTAAGATGGAAGTAAGTGTTTTGAATGGATTGACCATACACTCCAGACAAAGACATTATAGCACATGGGTGTAGAGGATCATCCAACCCACTGCAAGCATTGAGCTGGAGGAATCTTTATTATTGATCATAGTATAAATGTCCACATAAACAAGATAGAACGAAACCAAAAGGGAAATGCAAGCTGATAGTAACATGTACGGCCGCAATAAGAAGACATTCGTTCTAGCGCTTCGAAGCAATATTCCAGATGCTTCctcatcaaaaaagaaaaaaaaaacattccagatgctcatatacatatatcaaacaaattcattaatgaacttggaatttttttcctttatcagTATTATGAACACAAAACAACATCCTAGCAAAATGATGACATGCATGAAGTCTtctcttaatattttataatgatgttttgcttccagaaagaagaagaacaacaacaaacctTGATTCCTTGAATGGACCTCGATACCTCCATCGAAGGCATTTTAAGAAGGTGAATTCGGTTATCTGCACAAGATATCTGGACAAATTTACTTAGTAAGAACAAA contains these protein-coding regions:
- the LOC107025657 gene encoding uncharacterized protein LOC107025657: MAKSKDDITYGTAQARLSEDDALRLRYKAGTPLEGGKIADSQPVDLSSSARNIENQQGKIADSQPVELSSSAQKIAAAKQKRSQQEEKPTDSSDLEGKNTHVYDDENMDNNLPPAAATLMFDSNKADNWTTNPP
- the LOC107026497 gene encoding WD repeat-containing protein 75, which produces MITGGRSLISSQPAFSNDAKKLLVCTGNTVSIFSTSTGLQIAELEGHRGLVTSVVVVPSTTPAGKLLCYCWTSSEDGTIKYWDFSVPELMRSIDVKLPIHSMVIPGLSSQLRESSEKPSDLFAYVSVIVLKEQLGGSCALWWQIRKCNLTECTLVSGVTLAESKNALSITLSCSGRYMGVCDKRKLRIWEIPTKDSDHSVLQNIKLHHTKTLSTLAFHPTDRIVSAGDVTGRILIWRGVGEHNLSSGNKQRTGELMEDMEENPGVREKDDADICTTRHWHSAEVKVLFFSSDGAYLYSGGKEGVLVVWQLDTGKQKFLPRIGSSLLYFTISSDPSLSSISCADNRIHLLKMPSMEVSRSIQGIKLRSTVLDMSDGSSEGIVFDSATGLVAICSENYCIQFYSLFDDREVSEVQVCERSHQPADEVTVVVDLVALSPEGSIMITVETRFAEEGIGGLVSLKFWSCSSSNKDFSLSTVVYEPHRDSGISSIAFHPLRHMAVTTSQGADFKVWIGSQEMQQKDQMQNAGWTCHSVGSYKKKPMTAAAFSGDGSVLAVAAEKVITLWDPERNILIATVGESLEPISSLAFIGKSEYVVTTSQGSKAQVSVWSMSKLSVSWSYKLKIEAVTCAMDDSLFAVLALLPKPVGPVMSNEATTLDGDGVILLFRATDHVPVGIWFVRKAKGASLAFIRGSPKSEDGVTDGRSVQLLLAYLSVDHEYMLFDPLDGHTHIHKISRGNLADLEETGKFGYASLYGDLPDFSLERKQAASITSVPSERYWETLFSGPSHNLPPLAKLCSTFLESLLQKRSSAVE